Proteins found in one Populus alba chromosome 14, ASM523922v2, whole genome shotgun sequence genomic segment:
- the LOC118041660 gene encoding polyadenylate-binding protein 3, translating to MAAAVAVPVVTDQTAAVVAPAAETPAAEQFPNRSLYVGDLEHNVKEGQLFDLFSQVAPVVSTRVCRDQAGLTSLGYAYVNFSNPQDAAKAMEVLNFTPLNGKPIRIMFSHRDPTTRRSGHANVFIKNLDTRIDNKALHETFASFGPVLSCKVAVDNNGQSKGYGFIQFENEEDAQSAINRLNGMLVNDREVYVGPFVRRLERIEANGSPKFTNVSVKNLSETTSDEDLKKIFSSYGAITSAIVVKDQNGKSRGFGFVNFQSPDSAAAAVEKLNGMTFSDKVWYVGRAQRKGEREAELKAKFEQERNSRYEKMKAANLYLKNLGDTIDEEKLKELFSEFGSITSCKVMLDQQGLSKGSGFVAFSTPEEASRALSEMNGKMIGKKPLYVAVAQRREERTARLQAHFSQIRVPGLPTLPSGLPGYHPGTPRLAPHQLYFGQGTPGMMPPQPAGYSFQPQLLPGMRAGVGPNFVMPYQLQRQGQPGQRMGMRPGGNHQQMQQQQLLHGNTNQGLRYAGNARNGIDSSVVPQGFVGPVMPLPFEASGMPITPSHAQATTPVPISTLTTALASATPENRMMMLGEQLYPLVECLEPDHVAKVTGMLLEMDQTEVLHLIESPDALKKKVAEAMQVLQEAGASSVGDQPGSLALNE from the exons atggCTGCAGCGGTTGCGGTACCAGTGGTTACGGATCAAACAGCGGCAGTGGTTGCTCCTGCAGCGGAAACGCCCGCAGCGGAACAGTTTCCGAACAGGTCGCTCTACGTTGGGGATCTGGAGCATAACGTCAAAGAAGGACAACTGTTTGATCTGTTTAGCCAGGTGGCGCCGGTTGTTTCCACTAGGGTTTGTAGGGATCAGGCTGGGCTAACCTCGCTCGGCTATGCTTATGTCAATTTCAGCAATCCTCAAGATG CTGCAAAAGCAATGGAGGTTCTGAACTTTACCCCTTTGAATGGGAAACCTATCAGAATAATGTTTTCTCATCGTGATCCTACTACAAGGAGAAGTGGACATGCAAATGTTTTTATCAAGAATCTGGACACTAGAATTGATAACAAGGCTTTGCACGAAACATTTGCTTCCTTTGGGCCTGTCCTTTCCTGCAAGGTAGCTGTTGACAACAATGGCCAATCAAAGGGTTATGGCTTCATACAGTTTGAAAACGAGGAAGATGCTCAGAGTGCAATCAACCGGTTGAATGGCATGTTGGTAAACGATAGAGAAGTATATGTTGGACCTTTTGTTCGACGCCTAGAAAGGATTGAGGCTAATGGGTCACCAAAATTTACTAATGTTTCTGTTAAGAATTTGTCTGAGACAACTTCTGATGAGGACCTTAAGAAAATTTTCAGCAGTTATGGTGCCATCACCAGTGCAATTGTTGTGAAGGACCAAAATGGGAAATCCAGAGGTTTTGGTTTTGTGAATTTCCAGAGCCCAgattctgctgctgctgctgttgagaAGTTGAATGGGATGACCTTCAGTGATAAGGTTTGGTATGTTGGGAGGGCCCAAAGGAAAGGAGAAAGGGAGGCAGAGTTGAAAGCCAAGTTTGAACAGGAAAGAAACAGCAGATATGAGAAAATGAAGGCTGCTAATCTCTACCTAAAAAATCTTGGCGACACCATTGACGAAGAAAAATTGAAGGAATTATTTTCTGAGTTTGGATCTATAACATCATGCAAG GTCATGCTTGATCAACAAGGGCTGAGTAAGGGCTCTGGTTTTGTTGCCTTTTCTACACCTGAGGAAGCTTCAAGAGct ctGAGTGAAATGAATGGAAAGATGATAGGAAAGAAACCCCTGTATGTGGCCGTTGCCCAACGCAGAGAAGAAAGGACAGCTCGGCTGCAG GCACATTTTTCTCAAATTCGGGTACCTGGACTGCCAACTTTACCTTCAGGACTTCCTGGATATCATCCTGGCACACCTAGGCTTGCACCACACCAGCTCTATTTTGGCCAAGGAACTCCTGGCATGATGCCCCCTCAGCCTGCAGGCTACAGTTTCCAGCCGCAACTCTTGCCTGGAATGCGTGCTGGTGTAGGCCCCAACTTTGTTATGCCGTATCAGCTGCAAAGGCAAGGACAACCGGGGCAGAGGATGGGCATGCGGCCTGGAGGGAACCACCAACagatgcagcagcagcag CTATTGCACGGGAATACTAATCAAGGCTTAAGATACGCGGGCAACGCAAGAAATGGCATAGATTCGTCTGTGGTTCCGCAAGGTTTTGTTGGTCCAGTGATGCCGTTGCCCTTTGAGGCTTCAGGGATGCCTATAACTCCTAGTCATGCCCAGGCAACCACTCCAGTGCCCATTTCAACTCTCACAACCGCTCTGGCTTCTGCTACACCAGAGAACCGCATGATG ATGCTGGGTGAACAGCTTTATCCCCTCGTGGAATGTCTTGAGCCAGATCATGTGGCAAAGGTGACTGGGATGTTATTGGAGATGGATCAAACAGAGGTGCTGCATCTTATTGAATCTCCAGATGCTCTCAAGAAAAAGGTGGCTGAGGCAATGCAAGTCCTTCAGGAAGCTGGTGCTTCTAGCGTTGGTGATCAACCTGGCTCCTTGGCACTCAATGAATGA
- the LOC118041741 gene encoding uncharacterized protein, which produces MQTIFIALQCYQCSTMQVKQKKKSSIKWTCVVCNQKQSVRKVFAQGCMAKDLRKFVQSFNMSRKIADEQDSFDQDAALIPTSETDHVGLNEDCQRKRRSDWTEYLDAEEEYNIKQEDEGEEPGLMVVTELPKEMFKKPRLKNAFGQNSGDHGDGNLYKPVFSKRNASKVPMSRDKESTKYQSTKAAGNSKWSDCRTQVEEEERISQPTTGKTKASKWKDYITQDEDGFNSGRGRNAGAPHQNCGDWENILDDDQKVEDDVHPDFM; this is translated from the exons ATGCAGACGATTTTCATCGCCCTACAGTGCTACCAGTGCTCCACGATGCAG GtgaagcaaaagaagaagagcAGCATCAAGTGGACATGCGTAGTTTGCAACCAGAAGCAGTCCGTAAGGAAAGTCTTTGCTCAAGGTTGCATGGCTAAAGACCTCCGCAAGTTTGTCCAATCATTCAACATGTCTCGCAAAATCGCTGACGAACAAGACTCCTTCGATCAAGATGCAGCGCTTATCCCAACATCAGAAACTGATCATGTTGGGTTAAATGAAGATTGTCAGAGAAAGAGGCGCTCTGATTGGACTGAGTACCTTGATGCAGAGgaagaatataatattaaacaagAGGATGAAG GAGAGGAACCTGGGCTAATGGTCGTGACAGAGTTGCCCAAGGAGATGTTTAAGAAACCCAGATTGAAGAATGCTTTTGGGCAGAATAGTGGAGATCATGGCGATGGAAATCTGTACAAGCCGGTTTTTTCAAAGAGAAATGCTAGCAAAGTTCCCATGTCTCGAG ACAAGGAATCAACGAAATACCAGTCTACAAAGGCTGCTGGCAATTCAAAATGGAGTGATTGCAGGACACAGGTTGAGGAGGAGGAAAGGATTTCCCAGCCGACAACGGGGAAAACCAAGGCTTCCAAATGGAAAGATTACATAACGCAAGATGAAGATGGTTTTAACTCTGGGAGGGGGAGAAATGCTGGAGCTCCCCACCAGAACTGTGGTGATTGGGAGAACATATTGGATGACGATCAGAAGGTAGAAGATGATGTCCACCCAGACTTCATGTAA
- the LOC118041534 gene encoding embryogenesis-like protein, whose product MQKRLQISLFKLLLRRPFERSPKPTNPSPLQSRALISTYFVPNSIDSRNPKFLHTPVSNFHNFTHPCRPSTRARSLTDQNRRGHSTESGGESVPLLDVNREVDMINLKFAEAREEIDMASESKETVYFDEEAECARAAVKEVTDLFEGLLGKLPESEKAALQRSMGLKMEQLKAELQQLDD is encoded by the coding sequence ATGCAGAAGCGATTGCAGATTTCTCTTTTCAAATTGCTTTTGAGACGCCCCTTTGAACGTTCCCCGAAACCCACAAATCCGTCCCCCCTCCAGTCGCGAGCTCTGATTTCAACCTATTTCGTTCCGAACTCAATCGACTCTCGAAACCCCAAATTTCTCCACACACCCGTCTCAAATTTCCATAATTTCACACACCCTTGTAGACCGAGCACTCGAGCTCGGTCCCTGACCGACCAAAATCGGAGAGGACACAGTACTGAGTCTGGAGGTGAGTCGGTGCCCTTGTTAGATGTCAACAGAGAAGTTGACATGATAAACCTCAAGTTTGCAGAGGCAAGAGAGGAGATCGACATGGCTTCGGAGTCAAAAGAGACtgtgtattttgatgaagaGGCTGAGTGTGCAAGGGCTGCAGTGAAGGAAGTTACGGACCTGTTTGAAGGACTACTAGGTAAATTGCCAGAGAGTGAAAAGGCAGCTTTGCAAAGGTCAATGGGGCTCAAGATGGAGCAGTTAAAGGCCGAGCTTCAGCAGTTAGATGATTAA
- the LOC118041456 gene encoding uncharacterized protein, translating into MEKPSHHSLLFCSFLVMMITSTKTFFVVSLSSDGEALLSLISAADQSAKASSSILSSWNPSSPTPCSWQGITCSPQNRVISLSLPNTFLNLSSLPSQLSSLSSLQLVNLSSTNISGAIPPSFGLLTHLRLLDLSSNSLSGTIPQELGQLSSLQFLYLNSNKLSGRIPSQLANLTFLQVLCLQDNLFNGSIPSQLGSLVSLQEFRVGGNPFLTGEIPVQLGLLTNLTTFGAAATGLSGVLPPTFGNLINLQTLSLYDTEVFGSIPPELGLCSELRNLYLHMNKLTGSIPPQLGKLQKLTSLLLWGNALSGAIPAELSNCSSLVLLDASANDLSGEIPADLGKLVFLEQLHLSDNSLTGLIPWQLSNCTSLTALQLDKNQLSGTIPWQVGNLKYLQSLFLWGNLVSGTIPASFGNCTELYALDLSRNKLTGSIPEEIFSLKKLSKLLLLGNSLSGGLPRTVANCESLVRLRLGENQLSGHIPKEIGQLQNLVFLDLYMNHFSGGLPLEIANITVLELLDVHNNYITGEIPSLLGELVNLEQLDLSRNSFTGEIPWSFGNFSYLNKLILNNNLLTGAIPRSIRNLQKLTLLDLSYNSLSGPIPPEIGYVTSLTISLDLSLNGFTGELPETMSSLTQLQSLDLSHNFLYGKIKVLDSLTSLTSLNISYNNFSGPIPVSPFFRTLSSNSYLQNPRLCESTDGTSCSSRIVQRNGLKSAKTVALISVVLVSVTIIVIASFAIVVRNHRYAMEKSSGALTASSGAEDFSYPWTFIPFQKLNFTVDNILDCLKEENVIGKGCSGIVYKAEMPNGQLIAVKKLWKTKQDEDPVDSFAAEIQILGHIRHRNIVKLLGYCSNRSVKLLLYNYISNGNLQQLLQGNRNLDWETRYKIAVGSAQGLAYLHHDCVPTILHRDVKCNNILLDSKHEAYLADFGLAKLMNSTNYHHAMSRVAGSYGYIAPEYGYTMNITEKSDVYSYGVVLLEIISGRSAVEPHIGDGLHIVEWVKKKMGSFEPAVSILDAKLQGLPDQMVQEMLQTLGIAMFCVNSSPAERPTMKEVVALLMEVKSPPEEWGKTSQPLIKQSSNQS; encoded by the exons ATGGAGAAGCCAAGCCACCATTCCCTCTTGTTTTGCTCATTCTTGGTAATGATGATAACCAGTACCAAAACATTTTTTGTAGTCTCTCTATCTTCTGATGGAGAAGCCCTTCTTTCTCTTATCTCAGCAGCAGACCAGTCAGCAAAAGCATCCTCATCAATCCTCTCCTCATGGAACCCATCAAGCCCAACTCCATGTTCATGGCAAGGCATTACGTGCTCTCCACAAAATAGAGTTATTTCCCTTTCTCTCCCTAACACGTTCCTTAATCTTTCCTCGCTGCCCTCACAACTCTCCTCTCTTTCCTCTCTACAACTTGTCAATCTCTCCTCGACTAATATCTCTGGCGCTATCCCTCCTTCATTTGGCCTACTCACCCATCTTAGACTCTTAGACCTCTCCTCTAACTCTCTTTCTGGTACTATACCACAGGAACTTGGCCAGCTCTCTTCCCTTCAGTTTCTTTACTTGAACTCCAATAAATTATCTGGTAGGATACCTAGCCAACTCGCAAACCTTACTTTTTTACAAGTTCTTTGCTTACAAGACAATCTCTTCAATGGTTCAATACCATCTCAATTGGGTTCTTTAGTCTCGCTCCAAGAATTTAGAGTTGGAGGCAATCCTTTTCTTACAGGAGAAATACCGGTACAATTAGGACTGCTAACCAATCTCACAACATTTGGTGCTGCAGCAACTGGACTTTCAGGGGTATTACCACCCACATTTGGGAACTTGATCAATCTTCAAACTCTGTCTCTTTATGACACGGAGGTATTTGGTTCTATACCACCTGAACTCGGGTTGTGTTCAGAGTTAAGGAACTTGTACTTGCACATGAATAAGCTCACTGGTTCAATCCCTCCTCAACTGGGTAAGTTGCAAAAACTTACTAGTTTGCTTCTCTGGGGAAATGCACTATCTGGAGCAATCCCAGCTGAACTTTCAAATTGTTCATCACTTGTTTTGCTTGATGCTTCAGCTAACGATCTTTCGGGCGAAATACCTGCTGATTTAGGAAAGTTAGTGTTTCTCGAGCAGCTTCACTTGTCTGATAATTCACTTACTGGTTTAATACCCTGGCAGTTGAGTAACTGTACAAGTTTAACTGCTCTCCAGCTTGACAAGAACCAACTGTCAGGTACAATTCCATGGCAGGTTGGTAATTTGAAGTATTTGCAAAGTTTATTCTTGTGGGGTAATTTAGTGTCTGGTACAATACCAGCCTCTTTTGGGAACTGCACAGAATTATATGCTCTTGATCTTTCAAGAAACAAGCTCACAGGCTCAATTCCAGAAGAGATTTTCAGTTTGAAGAAATTGAGCAAACTTCTGCTTCTAGGGAATTCATTATCAGGGGGGTTGCCTCGCACTGTTGCAAATTGTGAGTCTTTAGTGAGATTGAGGCTTGGAGAAAACCAGCTTTCAGGTCATATTCCCAAGGAGATAGGCCAATTGCAGAATTTGGTATTTCTGGACTTGTATATGAATCATTTCTCTGGTGGCCTACCTTTGGAGATTGCCAACATCACAGTTCTTGAGCTGTTGGATGTGCACAACAACTACATTACTGGAGAGATACCGTCTCTACTAGGAGAGCTTGTAAATTTGGAGCAGCTTGATCTTAGCAGGAACAGCTTCACAGGTGAAATTCCTTGGAGTTTTGGAAATTTCAGTTACTTGAACAAGCTCATTCTCAATAACAATCTGCTCACAGGGGCAATCCCAAGGTCCATCCGAAACTTGCAGAAGCTAACGCTGCTTGATTTGAGCTATAACAGCCTCTCTGGTCCAATCCCACCTGAAATTGGTTATGTCACAAGCTTAACGATTAGTTTGGATTTAAGCTTAAATGGATTTACTGGTGAACTTCCTGAAACGATGTCTAGCTTGACACAGTTACAGTCACTTGATCTTTCCCATAATTTCCTTTATGGAAAGATTAAGGTTCTTGATTCCCTTACTAGCCTCACTTCCCTTAATATCTCCTACAATAACTTTTCAGGCCCAATTCCTGTATCACCATTCTTCAGAACTCTATCTTCAAATTCATACCTACAAAACCCAAGACTTTGTGAATCCACAGATGGTACTTCTTGCTCTTCGAGAATAGTTCAAAGAAATGGATTAAAATCAGCCAAAACTGTAGCTTTGATTTCAGTTGTTCTGGTTTCAGTGACCATTATAGTCATTGCTTCCTTTGCTATAGTCGTGCGGAACCATAGGTATGCAATGGAGAAATCTTCTGGAGCATTAACAGCATCGTCAGGAGCCGAAGATTTCTCCTATCCATGGACTTTCATCCCATTTCAGAAGCTTAACTTCACCGTTGATAACATCCTAGATTGCTTGAAGGAGGAGAATGTGATCGGGAAAGGCTGTTCTGGGATTGTTTACAAGGCTGAGATGCCAAATGGGCAGTTGATAGCGGTGAAAAAGCTttggaaaacaaaacaagatgAGGATCCGGTGGACTCTTTTGCTGCAGAAATTCAAATTCTTGGACACATTCGACACCGGAATATCGTGAAGCTTTTAGGCTATTGTTCGAATAGGAGTGTCAAGCTCCTTCTGTACAACTACATTTCAAATGGCAATCTGCAACAGCTTCTGCAGGGGAATAGGAACCTGGATTGGGAAACGAGGTACAAGATAGCTGTTGGTTCAGCTCAGGGTCTAGCTTATCTTCATCATGATTGCGTGCCAACAATTCTTCACAGAGATGTTAAGTGCAACAACATACTTCTGGATTCAAAGCATGAGGCCTATTTGGCAGATTTTGGCCTGGCCAAACTGATGAACTCTACAAATTATCACCATGCCATGTCCAGGGTAGCTGGGTCTTATGGTTATATAGCCCCAG AGTATGGATACACCATGAACATTACAGAAAAGAGTGATGTTTACAGTTATGGAGTGGTATTGCTAGAGATCATAAGTGGCCGCAGTGCTGTTGAGCCTCATATAGGAGATGGATTACACATAGTTGAGTGGGTGAAGAAAAAGATGGGAAGCTTTGAACCAGCTGTATCGATACTAGATGCAAAACTTCAAGGTTTGCCTGACCAAATGGTGCAGGAAATGCTGCAAACACTAGGAATTGCAATGTTCTGTGTGAACTCTTCGCCTGCAGAGCGCCCCACCATGAAGGAGGTGGTCGCATTGTTAATGGAAGTAAAGAGTCCACCGGAAGAATGGGGAAAGACTTCTCAACCTCTAATAAAACAGTCATCGAATCAAAGTTGA
- the LOC118041327 gene encoding protein PIGMENT DEFECTIVE 338, chloroplastic isoform X2: protein MQILLLQPCKSLTLFSYSLPSITNSLAITHKRSIVHHNKCAKPPCFHSFCSLGTLKAIFLSKNSQLWKSSLVTLCSQNDVFDDFSSTQLPEKERDDRIQVNEELELLNKPSPVVFNNGLDVEVDKESEKPGKDEALAPFLKFFKSNDSLDEVSEDERDLGVVEERSGVDNEDKEARKINVGYYEPKPGDFVIGVVVSGNENKLDVNIGADLLGTMLTKEVLPLYDKDMEFLLCDTKKDVKEFMVKGKMGIVKDEVAMSPGPPGLGKPVVETGTVLFSEVLGRTLSGRPLLSTRRLFRRLAWQRVRQIKDLNEPIEIKISEWNTGGLLARIEGLRAFLPRAELMNRVNNFKELKENVGRQIYVLIKRINESNNELILSEREAWEMINLREGTLLEGTVKKLFPYGAQVRIGETNRSGLLHVSNITRSRISSVSDLLKVDEKVKVLVGKSMFPDKISLSIADLESEPGLFVSNKEKVFAEAEEMAKKYRQKLPASSTNLKPEIPPSKNALSSDTEATLYANWKWFKFEKE, encoded by the exons ATGCAAATCCTTCTTCTTCAACCCTGTAAGTCTCTCACTCTCTTCAGCTATTCACTACCATCCATTACTAACAGCTTAGCTATCACACATAAGAGGAGCATAGTCCATCATAACAAGTGTGCAAAACCCCCCTGTTTTCACTCATTTTGTAGTCTTGGGACACTTAAAGCCATTTTTTTGTCTAAGAATTCCCAACTTTGGAAAAGTTCCCTCGTTACATTATGCTCCCAAAATGATGTCTTTGATGATTTTTCGAGTACCCAACTGCCTGAAAAGGAACGGGATGATAGAATTCAAGTGAATGAGGAGCTTGAATTGTTAAATAAGCCATCTCCAGTGGTTTTTAATAATGGTTTGGATGTAGAAGTTGATAAAGAATCTGAGAAACCTGGTAAAGATGAGGCCTTGGCGCCTTTTTTGAAGTTCTTCAAGTCTAATGATTCATTGGATGAAGTGAGTGAGGATGAGCGTGATTTAGGTGTTGTAGAGGAGAGAAGTGGTGTGGATAATGAAGACAAGGAGGCTAGGAAGATTAATGTGGGCTATTATGAGCCAAAACCTGGTGATTTTGTGATTGGAGTTGTGGTTTCTGGCAATGAGAATAAACTTGATGTGAATATTGGGGCAGACTTGTTGGGTACAATGCTAACAAAGGAGGTGCTGCCTTTGTATGACAAAGACATGGAATTTTTGTTGTGCGATACAAAGAAGGATGTCAAGGAGTTCATGGTTAAAGGGAAGATGGGGATTGTTAAGGACGAGGTTGCAATGAGTCCAGGCCCCCCAGGGTTAGGGAAGCCGGTTGTGGAGACAGGAACAGTGCTGTTTTCAGAGGTTCTTGGAAGGACGCTTAGTGGAAGGCCATTACTTTCTACCAGACGGCTTTTCCGGCGGTTAGCTTGGCAACGAGTGAGGCAG ATCAAAGATCTGAATGAACCTATTGagattaaaatttcagaatggAATACCGGGGGCCTACTTGCGAGAATTGAG GGATTGCGAGCGTTCCTTCCAAGGGCTGAGTTAATGAACAGAGTGAACAATTTTAAGGAGTTGAAAGAAAAT GTGGGTCGCCAAATATACGTGCTGATTAAACGAATAAATGAATCGAATAATGAGTTGATACTCAGTGAAAGGGAAGCTTGG GAAATGATAAACCTCCGAGAGGGAACACTTCTTGAAGGAACCGTTAAGAAACTTTTTCCATACGGAGCCCAAGTAAGAATAGGTGAAACTAACCGTAG TGGGTTGCTGCATGTCTCAAACATAACTAGGTCTCGCATTTCATCTGTCAGTGACTTGCTTAAAGTTGACGAAAAGGTTAAAGTCCTTGTTGGAAAGTCAATGTTTCCTGACAAAATATCTCTCAG TATTGCTGACCTTGAAAGCGAGCCTGGTCTGTTCGTATCAAACAAGGAG AAAGTGTTTGCTGAGGCAGAAGAGATGGCAAAGAAGTATCGGCAAAAGCTTCCAGCCAGTTCAACAAATTTGAAGCCAGAAATCCCACCAAGCAAGAATGCCCTATCTTCTGACACTGAGGCAACATTATATGCAAACTGGAAGTGGTTCAAATTTGAAAAGGAGTGA
- the LOC118041327 gene encoding protein PIGMENT DEFECTIVE 338, chloroplastic isoform X1, which translates to MQILLLQPCKSLTLFSYSLPSITNSLAITHKRSIVHHNKCAKPPCFHSFCSLGTLKAIFLSKNSQLWKSSLVTLCSQNDVFDDFSSTQLPEKERDDRIQVNEELELLNKPSPVVFNNGLDVEVDKESEKPGKDEALAPFLKFFKSNDSLDEVSEDERDLGVVEERSGVDNEDKEARKINVGYYEPKPGDFVIGVVVSGNENKLDVNIGADLLGTMLTKEVLPLYDKDMEFLLCDTKKDVKEFMVKGKMGIVKDEVAMSPGPPGLGKPVVETGTVLFSEVLGRTLSGRPLLSTRRLFRRLAWQRVRQIKDLNEPIEIKISEWNTGGLLARIEGLRAFLPRAELMNRVNNFKELKENVGRQIYVLIKRINESNNELILSEREAWEMINLREGTLLEGTVKKLFPYGAQVRIGETNRSGLLHVSNITRSRISSVSDLLKVDEKVKVLVGKSMFPDKISLSIADLESEPGLFVSNKEVGYFLKVFAEAEEMAKKYRQKLPASSTNLKPEIPPSKNALSSDTEATLYANWKWFKFEKE; encoded by the exons ATGCAAATCCTTCTTCTTCAACCCTGTAAGTCTCTCACTCTCTTCAGCTATTCACTACCATCCATTACTAACAGCTTAGCTATCACACATAAGAGGAGCATAGTCCATCATAACAAGTGTGCAAAACCCCCCTGTTTTCACTCATTTTGTAGTCTTGGGACACTTAAAGCCATTTTTTTGTCTAAGAATTCCCAACTTTGGAAAAGTTCCCTCGTTACATTATGCTCCCAAAATGATGTCTTTGATGATTTTTCGAGTACCCAACTGCCTGAAAAGGAACGGGATGATAGAATTCAAGTGAATGAGGAGCTTGAATTGTTAAATAAGCCATCTCCAGTGGTTTTTAATAATGGTTTGGATGTAGAAGTTGATAAAGAATCTGAGAAACCTGGTAAAGATGAGGCCTTGGCGCCTTTTTTGAAGTTCTTCAAGTCTAATGATTCATTGGATGAAGTGAGTGAGGATGAGCGTGATTTAGGTGTTGTAGAGGAGAGAAGTGGTGTGGATAATGAAGACAAGGAGGCTAGGAAGATTAATGTGGGCTATTATGAGCCAAAACCTGGTGATTTTGTGATTGGAGTTGTGGTTTCTGGCAATGAGAATAAACTTGATGTGAATATTGGGGCAGACTTGTTGGGTACAATGCTAACAAAGGAGGTGCTGCCTTTGTATGACAAAGACATGGAATTTTTGTTGTGCGATACAAAGAAGGATGTCAAGGAGTTCATGGTTAAAGGGAAGATGGGGATTGTTAAGGACGAGGTTGCAATGAGTCCAGGCCCCCCAGGGTTAGGGAAGCCGGTTGTGGAGACAGGAACAGTGCTGTTTTCAGAGGTTCTTGGAAGGACGCTTAGTGGAAGGCCATTACTTTCTACCAGACGGCTTTTCCGGCGGTTAGCTTGGCAACGAGTGAGGCAG ATCAAAGATCTGAATGAACCTATTGagattaaaatttcagaatggAATACCGGGGGCCTACTTGCGAGAATTGAG GGATTGCGAGCGTTCCTTCCAAGGGCTGAGTTAATGAACAGAGTGAACAATTTTAAGGAGTTGAAAGAAAAT GTGGGTCGCCAAATATACGTGCTGATTAAACGAATAAATGAATCGAATAATGAGTTGATACTCAGTGAAAGGGAAGCTTGG GAAATGATAAACCTCCGAGAGGGAACACTTCTTGAAGGAACCGTTAAGAAACTTTTTCCATACGGAGCCCAAGTAAGAATAGGTGAAACTAACCGTAG TGGGTTGCTGCATGTCTCAAACATAACTAGGTCTCGCATTTCATCTGTCAGTGACTTGCTTAAAGTTGACGAAAAGGTTAAAGTCCTTGTTGGAAAGTCAATGTTTCCTGACAAAATATCTCTCAG TATTGCTGACCTTGAAAGCGAGCCTGGTCTGTTCGTATCAAACAAGGAGGTCGGATATTTTCTG AAAGTGTTTGCTGAGGCAGAAGAGATGGCAAAGAAGTATCGGCAAAAGCTTCCAGCCAGTTCAACAAATTTGAAGCCAGAAATCCCACCAAGCAAGAATGCCCTATCTTCTGACACTGAGGCAACATTATATGCAAACTGGAAGTGGTTCAAATTTGAAAAGGAGTGA